CTTGTTTCGAGTCTGGTCTAACTGAAATAATAAAACGCTTATCAATAATTCCAAGATAAATAGTTTCTGTCATGTACGGAAAAAGTTCCTGCCAATTATTTTCTAAAAAATATTCAATTAAATTATTGTCATTATTCGCTTTAATAAACTTGTCAAACTCTTTCTCAACAGAAGAATCACTCTTTGGATATACGATAACATCGTCCCAACAATCTACCGCAGGGAGGCAACAAAACTCATCGCCAGGATTAGGCCAATCCAAATTATACACTCTTCTCAAATGTGTACGCTCTACTTCAAGTACAGGAGATTTAATCAATTCGGCTGATTTAATATTATTCTCTTTTTCAATTCTTTTTGCGCAGCTAGAAAGAACAACTAAACTAAAAATAATGGAGCTAATTTTCAATTTTTCCATTTTGTTTCTTTTTAAGGAGTTATAATTTATAACTACAGTGCAATATAGTAATAATATTTGAAAAGAAAAAGGGTTAATAAATACCTTTAAACGATTAAAAATCAAGCCGTTATTTTTTCAGAAAAAACACCACATACTCCCTTGCATAGTTAGGTATGCTAACTCAAATTATTCTTATTCCATCAACATCCACAAAGAAATTTGTACTTTTGTATTCTAAGGCTTTAATTATGCATATCACTAAAGACATGAAAATGGCCGATGCCATTCATCGTAATTATTTATTGCTTCCGGTTATTAACAGGTTGGGCATTCAATTGGGATTTCAAGATAAAACAATTGAAAAAGTTTGTGCCGAAAACGACCTTGACACAGAATTCTTCCTTACTATCATTAACGCATTTATGGATACTGATGATAGCTTTTCGGAAAGACTTCAGGCACATTCGGTAAGAGATGTGGTATCTTATTTATTAAAAACACACACCTACTATTTAGAGCGAATTATTCCTGAAATAGAAAACAGAATAAACCTGCTTATCCAACATTCGCAACTAACCAAAGAAGAATTTATTCTCGTTAAAAACTTTTTTGAAGAATATAAAAAAGAGCTATACAGCCATATCTCTTTGGAGGAAGAACAGGTTTACCCTTATATGGTTGAGATAGCCGAAGCCTACCGTAAAAAATCGTTAAGTACAGAGCTGTTAGATAAAATAAACCACTATCCTATAAGTAGTTATCAAAAAGAACATTCCGATATTGAAGCAAAGCTTTTCGACCTTAAAAATATTTTGATTAAATACCTCACAACACCCAACGACAGCTACCTACGAAATAGGGTTTTAATGGAATTATTTACTTTGGAACAAGATTTGAGCGATCATGCGCGTATAGAAAATATGGTGTTAGTTCCACAGATTATAGAAATGGAAACAACTTTATTAGCATTAAAAAAATAATATGATAGTTATTGCTACAGCTTCTTTTATTGTTCGTAAAGGCTTAACCGATATACTTAAAGGATTATATACAGGGTGCAAAATAAGCAGCGTTTGCTTTGCCGAAGAGTTAAACAAATTAAATAACATAAATAATATTACACTTCTTTTGGCTTCTACCGAAATTATAACACACCTTGACTTAAATAAATTTAAAGAAACTCAACTTATAAAATTAATTGATTCGCGCCCTGAATATATTGATACTGACTATACAAATTCTGAGTTTCTTTTTTTAGACGATACCGAGAGTTCCATTTTACATATTCTGAAAAGGAATCTGGCATTGATGGAAAAAAACAGCTCAAGCACAAAGACAGAATCGATATTAAGCGACCGTGAGCTTGATATAGTTAGGGAAGTCGCTTTAGGACAAACCAATAAAGAAATTGCCGATAAATTATTTATTAGTGCACATACCGTTATCACTCATCGTAAAAATATCACTCGAAAGCTCGGTATTAAAACCGTTTCTGGGCTTACGGTCTATGCATTATTAAATAAACTGATAAAAATGGGAGACAATATTTAACATCTCCTATCCTAAATCTAACTAAGCCAAAAATATTCCTAAATTTGCCTTGTCTATGGCAGAACAAATAAGCTCAAACAAAAACAAGCGTAAAAAGCAAGCTCCCATCAAAGATGAGAAGGAAATGTCTTTTTGGGATCATCTAATCGAATTACGGGGCACTTTTATACGTTCGATTTTTGCTGTTTTTATTCTATCCATAGTAGCCTTTTTAAATAAAGATTTTATCTTTAACGAGATTATTCTTGCCGTTAAAGACAGTGATTTCATTACTAATAGAGGCTTGTGTTTTCTTGGACAATTAATAGGAATTAATTATTTCTGCGTAAAAGATATAGCTTTAGAAATTATCAATATTAATATGTCGGGTCAGTTTATGACACATATGTATATTAGTTTTGTTATGGGTTTTATAACTGCCGCTCCCTATATTATTTACGAATTCTGGCGTTTTGTAAAACCGGCTCTTTACGACGATGAACGCAAAAACTCGGGAGGAGCTGTAATTATATTTTCTTTTCTGTTTTATTCGGGAGTGCTCTTTTCTTATTTTTTAATCGTTCCGCTTACTCTAAATTTCTTTGGTTCTTACCACGTTAGCGATATGGTTCAAAATCAAATATCATTAAATTCATATATTAGTACTGTTGTTACCGTAACCCTTTCTATAGGCTTAGTTTTTGAACTTCCCGTATTAGTTTATTTTTTAGCTACAATAGGAATTATCAATGTGGAATCTCTGAAAAAAAACAGAAAATACACCTTAGTAGTAGTTCTAATTCTATCGGCAATTGTAACTCCTCCAGATGTCTTTAGCCAAATATTGGTAACTATTCCCTTAATGATTCTTTATGAGTTTAGCATTCTATTGGCAAAACGTGGTGAAAAAAAGAATATAGTATCCGATTAATATGAAAATGCAGCACTTTTTTAATTTGCTAATTTTGAAAAACATACTATATTTGTTATCGGAATTGCTTTGGAGTAATTTATCACTAAAATATTTTTGTAATTCTCGCGTTATCATTAATATATACACTATTTAAAGGTGAACAGACATAAGCTCAACATAATATTGGTATTATTTTTTGCAGGATTTTTAGTTCTTACTTCAAATGCACAAATGCGACCTCATTCTCAGCGTTGGTCTAAACTTTACCATACACCGGAAGCTTATCGCGATTGGATGTTCAACTTGTCAGGAGGTACTGCTCTTTATTATGGCGGTTTAAGTAATTACGATTTAGATCCTTTAAAGAAAATTCCTAATGAAAGTAATTTATCATATAGTGCTTCGGTAGGTAAATGGGTGAGACCTTATTTGGCAATGCGTATTAATTTTCAAAAAGGGAAGTTACATAGCCTAAAAAGCAGTTACGATATGAACTCCGAATATAATGAGTATACCGCTCAGCTAATGATCAACGTTACCGACTTTTTTAATTATCCGGCGGGCTATCAACGTAAGTTTTATTCTTACGTTTTTCTTGGTTATGGGCTAATTGATTTTCGTAGTTCTGTTTACAATACAAGTACAGGAGACTTAATAAAAGAATGGGGAGCTGATAAAATGATTACCGAATGGGTAGTTCCTGCCGGTATTGGCGTTGCATATAACTTTAATCAGAATTTTACTTTTGCTTTTGATGCAACCTACCATTATGTTAATACCGATAAGCTTGATGCTTACTCCAACGACTCAAAAGATTTTATGTTGTATTTAGCACTAAACGTTACCTACAATTTCAACCTTAAACAAATTAACGGCTATATAGTACGACCAAAAAGCAGACGCAGCTTAAAATGGGCTAAATTTTAGTCGCTTAAAAATTCCTCTACATACTTAAAAAACTGCTCAGGAGCTTCGGCATGTACCCAATGTGTTGCCTTTTCAATTGTTTTAATATTCGCTTGCGGAAAAGCATTTATTAAAGGCGGCAAATCTGAGTCTAAAACATAATCCGACGCTCCTCCTCTAACGACAAGAGTAGGTTTGTCTAATGGGTGTTCCGGCTCAATACCATCAAACATCTCATCTAAATTATTAGCAATACAATCTAAACACATGCGCCAAGCAAATTCTTTTTCTTCTTTACGATAAAGATTCTTCATAACAAACTGACGTATACGAGGTGATTCTATATCGTTAGCTAAGATTACCTCAACATCTTGTCGCCTTTCAATTTTAGAAAAATCGACTTTTTTCATCGCATTAATTACTTTTAAATGATAATCGCGAGGAGGATATTGACGTAAGCTGATATCTACAACTATTAATTTGGAAAGATAGTCGGGATTCTCTAATGCAAAACGCATAGCTACTTTCCCGCCCATAGAATGGCCAAGAATAATAGCGTCTTCCAATTCATGCTCATCAATAAATTCAAATAAATCGTCTACCAAAGCCAAATAATTAAAATTTGGGCTATGAGGTGATTGGCCGTGATTTCTCTGATCTAAAATAAAAACCTGATAGCCAAGTTCTGCAATTTTTTTTGCGAAACTTACCCAGTTATCAGAAATACCGAAAAGACCATGTAAAATAATAAATGGTTTTCCCTCACCGTAAGTTCTATAAAAAAGCTGCATCGTTTATTTCCTCAAGCAATTCAAATACATCTGAACGGTATTTTCCAATCCCAAATATAAAGCTTCACAAATTAGAGCATGCCCAATAGACACTTCGAGTAAACCGGGAATATTATCCGCAAAATATTTCAGATTTTCCAAATTTAAATCGTGACCCGCATTCAATCCCAAACCTACTTCATTGGCAACAATTGCAGCCTCAACAAATGGTTTTATTGCTTTCTCTTTATTAGCAGTATAATTAGCAGCATAGGCTTCGGTATAAAGCTCTACTCTGTCAGCTCCCGTTTTAACGGCATTTCGAATCATTTCCGCATCCGTTTCGATAAAAATGCTTGTACGAATACCTGCAGCTTTGAATCGACCAATAACCTCAGTTAAGAAAGCTTGATGCGTAATGGTATCCCAACCTGCATTAGAAGTTAGAACTTCCGGCGGATCAGGAACCAAAGTCACTTGGGCAGGAACAACTTCTAAAACCAAATCGATAAAGGCCTTATTGGGATAACCTTCAATATTAAATTCCGTAGCGATAGCTGGTTTTAATTCACGCACATCGCTATACCTGATATGCCGCTCATCCGGTCTGGGATGTACCGTAATTCCCTGTGCTCCAAAACGTTCTATATCTAAGGCAGATTGTAAAACATTGGGCATATTCCCACCTCGCGCATTACGTAAAGTGGCAATTTTATTAATATTTACACTTAATTTAGTCATAATATTTTGAATTTAATCGTCAGAAAAGTCTTTTAATAATTTCCGATAGGCAGAATACACATTTGCACGCGAAACAAAGCCAAGATATTTATCATTCTGAATAACCGGCATGGTATAATTACCCGTTTTATTAAATTTATTGGCAACTTCTTCCATTGATTCATCGGGACTAACCGTTGCCAAAGGCTGGAACATAAACTCCGATATTTTCACTTCATCATAAAGCTCTGACTTAAACATAACATTACGAATTACATCTAATGTTATTAAGCCATAAAAGTGATTTTTATCATCAACAACAGGAAAAATATTCCGTTTAGCTTTTGATACCAAATTCACCATATCGCCAAGAGTTGCATCAGGATCAATGGATCTAAAATCTTTTTCAATCAATTTATCTACCCGCATTAATTGCATTACTGATTTATCTTTATGATGGGTCATCAACTCACCACGTTTAGCCAGCTGATAAGTATAAACAGAATTTGGAATAAAAAGGCGAGCTGTGATATATGCCAATGTTGAAGTAACCATTAGAGGAACAAATAGCTGATATCCCGTTGTAATTTCGGCAATAAGAAAAATAGCCGTAAGAGGGGCATGAAGTACTCCGGAGATTACGCCAGCCATACCTACTAAAGCAAAGTTGGATTCAGAAAGACGAGTAAAAGAGGTGAGGTTGATTATTTTCGCGAAAAATATTCCAGATAGAGTTCCTAAAAATAGAGCCGGAGCAAAAACACCTCCAATTCCGCCAGCACCAAATGTAACAGAAGTCGCCACTACTTTTAAAAGTATTACAGCTACCATAACGCCAAGAAAAACCCATATTTGATTCTGATAATTTTCAAATAAACTATTTTCAAACATTAAAGATAAATCGCCATGTAAAGAGGCGTTAATAAATTCATAACCCTCACCATATAAGTTAGGGAATAAGAATATTAAAACACCTAAAATACTTCCTCCAATAAATAATCGCTTATACCATTTTTTTACTCTCGAAAAAAGCTCACTTATCTTTATGTAAACTTTGGTAAAATATACAGAGATAAAACCTGCAAAAACACCTAAGAGCGCATACCATAACAAATCAGAAATAGCAAACGGATCAATGGCTTGAATGGCATATACAGCTCCTCTTCCCATAAATAAATAAGAGGTAACTACAGCAGAAACAGAAGCTAATAATAAAGGAATTAATGCCATCATGGTAAGGTCAATCATAATTACTTCCATAGCAAATACAATTGCCGCAATGGGAGCTTTAAAAATGGCAGCCAAAGCAGCAGCACTTGCAATTGCTATTAAATGCGTGATTTGACGATAATTTAGCTTCACCACCTGACCTACACCACTTCCGATGGTAGCACCGGTAAGTACAATCGGACCCTCTAAACCAACAGAACCTCCGAAGCCAACAGTAAATATTGAAGTTATTATATTGGATATAACATTATGCTGAGGGATCATTCCTCCCTCTTTAGCAATAGCGTAAAGTACCGCTGGAATACCATGTCCGATATGACGCTTAATCACAAAATTGATAAACAAAACCGCCAAACTAATACCAATTATGGGGTAAATAAGATGAAAATATTCGTGATAAGGAAACCCATCTAATTTTTCTAAAAGCGATTGCACTAAATCTACTCCACGCTTAATAATTATTACCGAGATCCCAACTAAAACACCAGTTATTATACTTATGTAGTTAAGAAATTGCTTTCCTGCTAACTTTTTAAACCTGCGAATTTGAAATCTAAGAATTGTTTTATTACTCATTAATAAGTATATATATCTGATATTCAATAAATAAAAGCAAATTTACTTTTCATCAATTCAGTTTGCAAAATTAGTAAAAGATTGCATTGTAAAACCCTTACTACTACTTTTTATAATAAAATAAATTTTGGTAATTTTTTAAGTTGAATTTTTTTAGAACTAAAATTCAAAGACTATTAATCTTCAGAAAAATCTTTTAATAATTTCCGATAAGCTGAATACACATTAGCACGAGAAACAAAGCCAAGATACTTACCGTTTTTAATAACCGGCATAGTATAATTACCCGTTTTATTAAATTTATTGGCAACCTCTTCCATTGATTCGTCGGGGCTAACTGTTGCCAAAGGTTGAAACATAAACTCTGATATTTTCACCTCATCGTAAAGCTCTGGCTTAAACATAATATTACGAATAACATCGAGTGTAACGATACCATAAAAATGATTTGTATCATCAATAACGGGGAAAATATTCCGTTTAGCTTTAGATACCAAATTCACCATATCGCCTAAGGTCGCATCAGGTCCAATAGCTGCAAAATCTTTTTCTATTAACTTGTCAACACGCATCATCTGCAGTACCACTTTATCTTTATGGTGTGTCATTAATTCCCCTCTTCTTGCAAGCTGATAAGTATATACAGAATTGGGAACAAATATTTTAGTCGTTGCATAAGCAAGAGCCGAAGTAATCATTAATGGAACAAA
This sequence is a window from Bacteroidales bacterium. Protein-coding genes within it:
- a CDS encoding hemerythrin domain-containing protein; protein product: MLTQIILIPSTSTKKFVLLYSKALIMHITKDMKMADAIHRNYLLLPVINRLGIQLGFQDKTIEKVCAENDLDTEFFLTIINAFMDTDDSFSERLQAHSVRDVVSYLLKTHTYYLERIIPEIENRINLLIQHSQLTKEEFILVKNFFEEYKKELYSHISLEEEQVYPYMVEIAEAYRKKSLSTELLDKINHYPISSYQKEHSDIEAKLFDLKNILIKYLTTPNDSYLRNRVLMELFTLEQDLSDHARIENMVLVPQIIEMETTLLALKK
- the tatC gene encoding twin-arginine translocase subunit TatC — protein: MAEQISSNKNKRKKQAPIKDEKEMSFWDHLIELRGTFIRSIFAVFILSIVAFLNKDFIFNEIILAVKDSDFITNRGLCFLGQLIGINYFCVKDIALEIININMSGQFMTHMYISFVMGFITAAPYIIYEFWRFVKPALYDDERKNSGGAVIIFSFLFYSGVLFSYFLIVPLTLNFFGSYHVSDMVQNQISLNSYISTVVTVTLSIGLVFELPVLVYFLATIGIINVESLKKNRKYTLVVVLILSAIVTPPDVFSQILVTIPLMILYEFSILLAKRGEKKNIVSD
- a CDS encoding helix-turn-helix transcriptional regulator, with the protein product MIVIATASFIVRKGLTDILKGLYTGCKISSVCFAEELNKLNNINNITLLLASTEIITHLDLNKFKETQLIKLIDSRPEYIDTDYTNSEFLFLDDTESSILHILKRNLALMEKNSSSTKTESILSDRELDIVREVALGQTNKEIADKLFISAHTVITHRKNITRKLGIKTVSGLTVYALLNKLIKMGDNI
- a CDS encoding chloride channel protein — protein: MSNKTILRFQIRRFKKLAGKQFLNYISIITGVLVGISVIIIKRGVDLVQSLLEKLDGFPYHEYFHLIYPIIGISLAVLFINFVIKRHIGHGIPAVLYAIAKEGGMIPQHNVISNIITSIFTVGFGGSVGLEGPIVLTGATIGSGVGQVVKLNYRQITHLIAIASAAALAAIFKAPIAAIVFAMEVIMIDLTMMALIPLLLASVSAVVTSYLFMGRGAVYAIQAIDPFAISDLLWYALLGVFAGFISVYFTKVYIKISELFSRVKKWYKRLFIGGSILGVLIFLFPNLYGEGYEFINASLHGDLSLMFENSLFENYQNQIWVFLGVMVAVILLKVVATSVTFGAGGIGGVFAPALFLGTLSGIFFAKIINLTSFTRLSESNFALVGMAGVISGVLHAPLTAIFLIAEITTGYQLFVPLMVTSTLAYITARLFIPNSVYTYQLAKRGELMTHHKDKSVMQLMRVDKLIEKDFRSIDPDATLGDMVNLVSKAKRNIFPVVDDKNHFYGLITLDVIRNVMFKSELYDEVKISEFMFQPLATVSPDESMEEVANKFNKTGNYTMPVIQNDKYLGFVSRANVYSAYRKLLKDFSDD
- a CDS encoding pyridoxine 5'-phosphate synthase produces the protein MTKLSVNINKIATLRNARGGNMPNVLQSALDIERFGAQGITVHPRPDERHIRYSDVRELKPAIATEFNIEGYPNKAFIDLVLEVVPAQVTLVPDPPEVLTSNAGWDTITHQAFLTEVIGRFKAAGIRTSIFIETDAEMIRNAVKTGADRVELYTEAYAANYTANKEKAIKPFVEAAIVANEVGLGLNAGHDLNLENLKYFADNIPGLLEVSIGHALICEALYLGLENTVQMYLNCLRK
- a CDS encoding alpha/beta fold hydrolase, which encodes MQLFYRTYGEGKPFIILHGLFGISDNWVSFAKKIAELGYQVFILDQRNHGQSPHSPNFNYLALVDDLFEFIDEHELEDAIILGHSMGGKVAMRFALENPDYLSKLIVVDISLRQYPPRDYHLKVINAMKKVDFSKIERRQDVEVILANDIESPRIRQFVMKNLYRKEEKEFAWRMCLDCIANNLDEMFDGIEPEHPLDKPTLVVRGGASDYVLDSDLPPLINAFPQANIKTIEKATHWVHAEAPEQFFKYVEEFLSD